A single Calypte anna isolate BGI_N300 chromosome 5A, bCalAnn1_v1.p, whole genome shotgun sequence DNA region contains:
- the HIF1A gene encoding hypoxia-inducible factor 1-alpha: MDSPGGVTDKKRISSERRKEKSRDAARCRRSKESEVFYELAHQLPLPHTVSAHLDKASIMRLTISYLRMRKLLDAGELETEAKMEKELNCFYLKALDGFVMVLSEDGDMIYMSENVNKCMGLTQFELTGHSVFDFAHPCDHEELREMLTHRNGPVKKGKEQNTERSFFLRMKCTLTSRGRTVNIKSATWKVLHCTGHIRVYDTCGNQTHCGYKKPPMTCLVLICEPIPHPSNIEVPLDSKTFLSRHSLDMKFSYCDERITELMGYEPEELLGRSIYEYYHALDSDHLTKTHHDMFTKGQVTTGQYRMLAKQGGYVWVETQATVIYNTKNSQPQCIVCVNYVLSGIVQKDLIFSLGQTECMLKPVESPDMKMTKIFSKDDLDDTKSLFEKLKQEPDALTVLAPAAGDTIISLDFSSNETDEQQCDEVPLYNDVMLPSSSEKLQNINMAMSPLPASETTKPLRSNADPALNREVVLKLEPNSEPLELSFTMPQVQEQPTSPSDASTSQSSPEPSSPNDYCFDVDNEIAEFKLELVEKLFAIDTEAKNPFSTQETDLDLEMLAPYIPMDDDFQLRSFDQLSPLESNSSGSQNAAINIFQQTQTPPSTAEEKKTVTEQVDDTKTLIAPSSPVHVINETSSAPESPYSGNRSRTASPIRAGKGTLDQPEKSCPGAPSLLTVTLNKRSTAMDEELNPKMLALHNAQRKRKMEHDGSLFQAVGIGTLFQQTGDRGGNASLAWKRVKGCKANGHNGVEQKTIILLSTDIASKLLGQSMDESGLPQLTSYDCEVNAPIQGNRNLLQGEELLRALDQVN; encoded by the exons AATTAGCTCGGAACGCAGAAAAGAGAAGTCAAGAGATGCAGCCCGGTGCAGGAGGAGCAAGGAATCTGAAGTATTCTATGAGCTGGCTCATCAGCTGCCACTGCCCCACACCGTGAGTGCACACCTGGACAAGGCATCCATCATGAGACTGACCATCAGCTACTTACGCATGAGAAAGCTGCTGGATGCTG GTGAGCTGGAGACAGAAGCCAAGATGGAGAAAGAACTGAACTGTTTCTACTTGAAAGCTCTGGATGGATTTGTCATGGTTCTGTCTGAAGATGGGGACATGATTTACATGTCTGAAAACGTGAACAAGTGTATGGGACTCACTCAG tttgagTTGACAGGGCACAGTGTATTTGATTTTGCTCATCCATGTGACCATGAAGAGCTGAGAGAAATGCTTACACACAGAAATg GTCCTGTGAAAAAGGGCAAGGAGCAAAACACGGAGCGCAGCTTTTTTCTCAGAATGAAGTGTACACTGACGAGCAGGGGAAGAACAGTGAATATAAAGTCTGCTACGTGGAAG GTACTTCACTGCACTGGACACATTCGTGTATATGATACGTGTGGTAATCAAACTCACTGTGGCTATAAAAAGCCTCCCATGACATGTCTGGTGCTGATCTGTGAACCTATTCCTCATCCATCAAACATTGAGGTCCCCTTGGACAGTAAAACCTTCCTCAGTCGTCACAGTCTTGATATGAAATTTTCCTATTGTGATGAAAG AATTACAGAGTTGATGGGGTATGAGCCAGAGGAACTCTTGGGTCGTTCAATCTATGAATACTATCATGCACTGGATTCTGATCATCTGACCAAGACACACCATGACA tgttCACAAAAGGGCAGGTGACAACAGGACAGTACAGAATGCTTGCTAAACAAGGTGGCTATGTCTGGGTTGAAACTCAAGCAACTGTTATATACAACACTAAGAATTCTCAGCCACAGTGCATAGTGTGTGTGAACTATGTCTTGAG TGGAATTGTTCAGAAGGACTTGATTTTTTCCCTTGGACAAACCGAGTGTATGCTAAAACCAGTGGAGTCTCCTGATATGAAAATGACCAAAATATTCAGCAAAGATGACCTGGATGATACCAAGAGCCTATTTGAAAAACTTAAGCAAGAACCAGATGCTTTAACTGTGCTggccccagctgctggagatACAATTATCTCTCTAGATTTCAGCAGTAATG agACTGATGAACAACAATGTGATGAAGTTCCTTTGTATAACGATGTAATGCTCCCCTCATCCAGTGAGAAATTGCAGAATATAAATATGGCAATGTCCCCACTACCTGCCTCTGAAACTACAAAGCCACTTCGTAGCAATGCTGATCCTGCACTCAATAGAGAGGTTGTATTAAAGCTGGAGCCAAACTCAGAGCCACTCGAACTTTCTTTTACCATGCCTCAGGTGCAAGAGCAACCAACCAGCCCTTCTGATGCAAGCACCAGCCAAAGTTCACCTGAG CCCAGTAGTCCCAACGACTACTGCTTTGATGTGGATAATGAAATAGCTGAATTCAAACTGGAATTAGTGGAGAAGCTCTTTGCAATAGAtacagaagcaaaaaacccatTCTCTACTCAG GAAACTGATTTAGATTTGGAGATGTTGGCTCCGTACATCCCAATGGATGATGATTTCCAGTTGCGCTCCTTTGATCAGCTGTCTCCACTGGAAAGCAATTCTTCTGGCTCTCAAAATGCAGCCATTAACATATTTCAGCAGACTCAGACACCACCAAGtactgctgaggaaaaaaaaacagtgacagaGCAGGTGGATGACACGAAGACACTAATTGCTCCTTCATCTCCTGTCCATGTAATCAATGAAACGAGTAGTGCCCCAGAGTCACCTTACAGTGGGAACAGGAGTCGAACTGCCTCTCCGatcagagcaggaaaaggaacaTTGGATCAGCCCGAAAAATCCTGTCCTGGAGCACCCAGTTTGCTAACAGTTACTCTGaacaaaag ATCTACTGCAATGGATGAAGAACTAAATCCAAAGATGCTAGCTTTGCATAATGCTCAGAGAAAACGAAAAATGGAACATGATGGTTCACTTTTTCAGGCAGTTGGAATT gggACTTTATTCCAGCAAACAGGTGACCGTGGAGGAAATGCATCACTTGCTTGGAAACGTGTAAAGGGATGCAAAGCAAATGGTCACAATGGAGTGGAGCAAAAGACAATCATTCTACTATCAACTG ACATAGCAAGTAAACTTCTAGGGCAGTCGATGGATGAGAGTGGATTACCCCAACTCACGAGTTACGATTGCGAAGTAAACGCTCCCATACAAGGCAACAGAAACCTGCTACAGGGTGAAGAACTGCTCAGAGCTCTGGATCAAGTTAACTGA